From Actinoplanes oblitus, a single genomic window includes:
- a CDS encoding DHA2 family efflux MFS transporter permease subunit: MTTNSVQTETSAPEAYRYRWIALFVILAVEVMDLLDALVTTIAGPVIRTELGGSYSLIQWLGAAYTLAMAIGLLTGGRLGDIYGRRRMFLIGAAGFTLASLACALAPSPGALVGARAVQGLFGALMLPQGLGMLREMFGPAERAKAFGAFGPVMGLASVGGPILAGWLVDADYFGSGWRMIFFINLPLGVFAVIGALRFLPESRLERAPKLDGLGVLFAAGGAFLLLYPLVQGRELDWPVWTFGMLALGVLAFGLFAIYEGRRDKRGLDPLVTPSLFRKRAFTGGLALGLMFFASLIGTGLVFTFYLQIGLGYTPLKAGLTTLPQALGMVAGFIVAGAGLAEKLGRKLLQLGTLVMILGTVVFVATVHWAGAGITPWHLIPALLLLGIGMGLAMAPFFGIVLAGVDDEESGSASGAITSVQQLGGAFGIAVLGTIFFALLPGAVGHHVDTSADALRATLTSAGVPAEAQPAVVSGLRACLTDRVAEVNPDVTPPSCRAQSSSGPDLSGYVGEQVRAGFEDTTVRTSGVSVLLLLSAFGLTFLMPRQGKPESDH, encoded by the coding sequence GTGACAACGAACAGTGTTCAAACGGAGACGAGCGCACCCGAGGCATACCGCTATCGGTGGATCGCGCTCTTCGTGATTCTCGCGGTCGAGGTGATGGACCTGCTCGACGCGCTGGTCACCACGATCGCCGGTCCGGTGATCCGGACCGAGCTGGGCGGGTCGTACAGCCTGATCCAGTGGCTCGGGGCGGCGTACACCCTGGCCATGGCCATCGGCCTGCTGACCGGTGGCCGGCTCGGCGACATCTACGGCCGCCGCCGGATGTTCCTGATCGGCGCGGCCGGCTTCACCCTCGCCTCGCTGGCCTGCGCGCTGGCCCCGTCGCCCGGCGCGCTGGTCGGCGCCCGGGCGGTGCAGGGCCTGTTCGGCGCGCTGATGCTGCCGCAGGGCCTCGGCATGCTGCGGGAGATGTTCGGCCCGGCCGAGCGGGCCAAGGCGTTCGGCGCGTTCGGCCCGGTGATGGGCCTCGCCTCGGTCGGCGGCCCGATCCTGGCCGGCTGGCTGGTCGACGCCGACTACTTCGGCTCCGGCTGGCGGATGATCTTCTTCATCAACCTGCCGCTCGGTGTCTTCGCGGTGATCGGCGCACTCCGGTTCCTGCCCGAGTCCCGCCTGGAGCGCGCGCCGAAACTCGACGGGCTCGGCGTGCTGTTCGCCGCGGGCGGCGCGTTCCTGCTGCTCTACCCGCTGGTGCAGGGCCGGGAGCTGGACTGGCCGGTGTGGACGTTCGGGATGCTGGCGCTCGGCGTGCTGGCGTTCGGGCTGTTCGCGATCTACGAGGGGCGCCGGGACAAGCGCGGGCTCGACCCGCTGGTCACCCCCAGCCTGTTCCGCAAGCGGGCGTTCACCGGCGGCCTGGCGCTGGGCCTGATGTTCTTCGCCTCGCTGATCGGCACCGGCCTGGTCTTCACCTTCTACCTGCAGATCGGCCTGGGTTACACGCCACTCAAGGCCGGCCTCACCACGCTGCCGCAGGCGCTCGGCATGGTGGCCGGCTTCATCGTGGCCGGCGCCGGCCTGGCCGAGAAACTGGGCCGCAAGCTGCTGCAGCTCGGCACGCTCGTGATGATCCTCGGCACCGTGGTCTTCGTCGCCACCGTGCACTGGGCCGGTGCCGGCATCACCCCGTGGCACCTGATCCCGGCCCTGCTGCTGCTCGGCATCGGGATGGGCCTCGCGATGGCGCCGTTCTTCGGCATCGTGCTGGCCGGCGTGGACGACGAGGAGAGCGGCTCGGCGTCCGGGGCGATCACCTCGGTGCAACAGCTCGGCGGGGCGTTCGGCATCGCGGTGCTCGGCACGATCTTCTTCGCGCTGCTGCCCGGGGCGGTCGGACACCACGTGGACACCTCGGCGGATGCGCTACGGGCCACGCTCACCTCGGCCGGAGTGCCGGCCGAGGCGCAGCCCGCGGTCGTCAGCGGACTGCGGGCCTGCCTGACCGACCGGGTCGCCGAGGTGAACCCGGATGTGACGCCGCCGTCCTGCCGTGCCCAGTCCTCCTCCGGTCCCGACCTGTCGGGGTACGTCGGGGAGCAGGTACGTGCCGGATTCGAGGACACCACCGTCCGGACCTCGGGAGTGTCGGTATTGCTGCTGCTGTCCGCGTTCGGGCTGACCTTCCTGATGCCCCGCCAGGGCAAACCGGAGTCCGATCACTGA
- a CDS encoding TetR/AcrR family transcriptional regulator has translation MKSAPWSPLPEKRPVRVQLDREQIVDAALRLVDAEGVDAVSMRRVAGEFGTGPSSLYAHVANKDELLRLMFDRICGEIDLPAHEPDRWREQIKQLMYQVHGVLLTHNDLARVALATIPNGPNALRASEWMIGLLIQGGVPPRIAAWALDRVFLYVTTDAYENSIWRAQLRHLGLPAAEVERQVKDEMAAHFRDLPGDRFPYLIEHAAAMTSGTAQERFSFGLDLLIDGLDRYVRKPTA, from the coding sequence ATGAAAAGCGCCCCCTGGAGTCCGCTCCCCGAGAAGCGCCCGGTCCGCGTGCAGCTCGACCGGGAACAGATCGTCGACGCCGCCCTGCGCCTCGTGGACGCCGAGGGCGTCGACGCGGTGAGCATGCGCCGGGTCGCCGGCGAGTTCGGCACCGGCCCGTCCAGCCTCTACGCCCACGTGGCGAACAAGGACGAGCTGCTGCGGCTGATGTTCGACCGGATCTGCGGCGAGATCGATCTGCCCGCGCACGAGCCGGACCGCTGGCGGGAGCAGATCAAGCAGCTGATGTACCAGGTCCACGGGGTCCTGCTGACGCACAACGACCTGGCCCGGGTCGCGCTGGCCACCATCCCCAACGGGCCCAACGCGTTGCGCGCCTCGGAGTGGATGATCGGGCTGCTGATCCAGGGCGGGGTGCCGCCCCGGATCGCCGCCTGGGCGCTCGACCGGGTCTTCCTCTACGTCACCACCGACGCCTACGAGAACTCCATCTGGCGGGCCCAGCTGCGTCACCTCGGCCTACCGGCGGCCGAGGTGGAGAGGCAGGTCAAGGACGAGATGGCGGCGCACTTCAGGGATCTCCCGGGTGACCGGTTCCCCTATCTGATCGAGCACGCCGCCGCGATGACCTCGGGGACCGCGCAAGAGCGCTTCTCGTTCGGCCTCGACCTGCTGATCGACGGCCTGGACCGGTATGTCAGAAAGCCCACCGCGTGA
- a CDS encoding rhodanese-like domain-containing protein, with protein MAPTGSKSIAEILEEARARLVRLGPAETDAAIRDGAILIDIRPAAQRAEHGEIPGAVIIERNVLEWRLDPRSDARLPFADDYDLQVIITCQEGYTSSLAAASLQDLGLHRATDLAGGFRAWREAGLPTTTA; from the coding sequence ATGGCACCGACCGGCTCGAAGAGCATCGCCGAGATCCTCGAAGAGGCCCGCGCCCGGCTGGTCCGGCTCGGCCCCGCCGAGACCGACGCGGCGATCCGCGACGGCGCGATCCTGATCGACATCCGCCCGGCCGCCCAGCGCGCCGAGCACGGCGAGATCCCCGGCGCGGTGATCATCGAGCGCAACGTGCTGGAGTGGCGCCTGGATCCACGCAGCGACGCCCGCCTGCCGTTCGCCGACGACTACGACCTCCAGGTGATCATCACCTGCCAGGAGGGCTACACCAGCAGCCTGGCCGCCGCCTCGCTCCAGGACCTGGGCCTGCACCGCGCCACCGACCTGGCCGGCGGCTTCCGGGCCTGGCGGGAAGCCGGCCTGCCCACCACGACCGCCTGA
- a CDS encoding cysteine dioxygenase, with product MSAATAVRLDHLAIARQFADAPQGWVVPPRFDPVERWYARLHAADNHEVWLLTWLPGQQTELHDHGGSAGAFHVFSGTLTEDTVGGPAESPRVVTRDLGEGAGRRFGSHHVHRIVNRGADPAISIHVYGPALTRMTKYRLSPAGLEIRAVERAGAEW from the coding sequence ATGAGCGCCGCCACCGCCGTCCGCCTCGACCACCTCGCCATCGCCCGGCAATTCGCCGACGCGCCGCAGGGGTGGGTGGTGCCGCCCCGGTTCGACCCGGTCGAGCGGTGGTACGCGCGGCTGCACGCGGCCGACAACCACGAGGTGTGGCTGCTCACCTGGCTGCCCGGCCAGCAGACCGAACTGCACGACCACGGCGGCTCGGCCGGGGCGTTCCACGTCTTCAGCGGCACCCTCACCGAGGACACCGTCGGCGGTCCCGCCGAGTCACCCCGCGTGGTCACCCGCGACCTCGGCGAGGGTGCCGGTCGCCGGTTCGGCAGCCACCACGTGCACCGGATCGTCAACCGCGGCGCCGACCCGGCGATCAGCATCCACGTGTACGGCCCGGCGCTGACCCGGATGACCAAGTACCGGCTGAGCCCGGCCGGCCTGGAGATCCGCGCCGTCGAGCGCGCCGGCGCAGAATGGTGA
- a CDS encoding neprosin family prolyl endopeptidase, translating into MLKSRRGLLAAGLTVAVIGAIGVASTLNAGAEQISGEAAPAAAAAPADALTPPSSLPWGAKPQRVKRGRDGATSRSLKTAGLSVAAPEAGADTPEPEYAPKGRTAKSTFLKTAKTNVVPPEPSASATAQPEASSATAAPTVNFHYNVGSQAAVTDGVYANLTINKPVLAKDDYHTLAEIAVQSADGKQIVEVGWNVDRVVNGDDDPHLFVYHWVNRETSCYNGCGFLQYSKTAIAGDTLPLDTSKRFGIQYFNNAWWIAYDTEWVGYFPVKLWGDVDFSKSGLIQVFGEVAASSDKPCTQMGNGKSSTEGTAARIGSLAYLNGPPVDMFVRSTSDYYNVTALSNRTFRYGGPGAC; encoded by the coding sequence GTGTTGAAGTCACGCCGCGGTCTGCTCGCCGCCGGCCTCACCGTTGCGGTGATCGGTGCGATCGGAGTCGCCTCCACCCTCAACGCGGGCGCCGAGCAGATCTCGGGCGAGGCCGCTCCGGCGGCCGCGGCGGCTCCCGCCGACGCCCTGACGCCGCCGAGCAGCCTCCCCTGGGGTGCGAAGCCGCAGCGGGTCAAGCGCGGCCGGGACGGCGCCACCAGCCGGTCGTTGAAGACCGCCGGGCTCAGCGTGGCCGCACCCGAGGCGGGCGCCGACACCCCCGAGCCGGAGTACGCGCCGAAGGGCCGGACCGCCAAAAGCACGTTCCTGAAGACGGCGAAGACCAACGTGGTCCCGCCGGAGCCGTCCGCCTCGGCCACCGCCCAGCCGGAGGCCTCGTCGGCCACCGCCGCGCCGACCGTCAACTTCCACTACAACGTCGGCTCGCAGGCCGCCGTCACGGACGGCGTCTACGCCAACCTGACGATCAACAAGCCGGTGCTGGCCAAGGACGACTACCACACGCTCGCCGAGATCGCCGTGCAGTCGGCGGACGGCAAGCAGATCGTCGAGGTCGGCTGGAACGTGGATCGGGTGGTGAACGGGGACGACGACCCGCACCTGTTCGTCTACCACTGGGTCAACCGGGAGACGTCCTGCTACAACGGCTGCGGCTTCCTGCAGTACAGCAAGACCGCCATCGCCGGGGACACGCTGCCGCTGGACACCTCGAAACGGTTCGGGATCCAGTACTTCAACAACGCCTGGTGGATCGCCTACGACACCGAGTGGGTCGGCTACTTCCCGGTCAAGCTCTGGGGTGACGTGGACTTCTCCAAGAGCGGACTGATCCAGGTGTTCGGCGAGGTGGCCGCCTCCTCCGACAAGCCCTGCACCCAGATGGGCAACGGCAAGTCCTCCACCGAGGGCACCGCCGCCCGGATCGGCAGCCTGGCGTACCTCAACGGGCCGCCGGTGGACATGTTCGTGCGCAGCACGAGCGACTACTACAACGTGACAGCACTCAGCAACCGGACCTTCCGATACGGCGGCCCGGGCGCCTGCTGA
- a CDS encoding sigma-70 family RNA polymerase sigma factor: MKRRVSPDEQLMTALYTEHYSVLINFVSRYVSDRHKAEDLVQETLLRAWKHIDHLDPEPGRTRSYLLTIARNVVTNAWRAEQRRPRLVSDETAVNSVPSADNVDQMVEGWLVAEALERLSPEHRAVIQAMYYEGQSVADAARRLSVPEGTVKSRAYYAVRALRAVFEEMGMLRSGGAA, translated from the coding sequence ATGAAGCGACGGGTGAGCCCCGACGAGCAACTGATGACCGCGCTCTACACGGAGCACTACTCCGTGCTGATCAATTTCGTCTCGCGATACGTCTCCGATCGGCACAAAGCCGAGGATCTGGTGCAGGAGACGCTGTTACGGGCCTGGAAGCACATCGACCACCTCGACCCGGAACCCGGGCGAACCAGGTCGTACCTGCTCACCATCGCTCGTAACGTGGTGACCAACGCCTGGCGGGCGGAACAGCGCCGGCCCAGGCTGGTCTCCGACGAGACGGCGGTCAACTCGGTGCCGTCGGCGGACAATGTGGATCAAATGGTGGAGGGCTGGCTGGTCGCTGAGGCGCTGGAGCGGCTCTCCCCGGAACACCGGGCGGTGATACAGGCCATGTACTACGAGGGCCAGAGCGTGGCCGACGCGGCCCGGCGACTCTCGGTACCGGAGGGCACGGTGAAATCACGTGCCTACTACGCGGTGCGTGCGCTCCGCGCCGTCTTCGAGGAGATGGGCATGCTCCGGAGCGGAGGTGCGGCATGA
- a CDS encoding zf-HC2 domain-containing protein, with protein sequence MSDLDEHGDLHRLLGGYLLGGLDETDTDRLDAHLHDCAECRAELDRLAPVPEMLQHLPDSRQMGGDLPPLMVAPTARPSPQNIENLLSRMRAEKTRETRVSRVRWLVAASVAVIAAGAIGYGVLVNNGSPGGQQQPPPPAAISANFLPTAGSGLGGQATLTPKAWGVEIALNMSRMEGKAPFFCMVKRADGTMEQAAAWGETPEHTAKVSGASSIKATDVTAIVITDSGGKVLGTAKVA encoded by the coding sequence ATGAGCGATCTCGACGAGCACGGCGACCTCCATCGTCTGCTGGGCGGCTATCTGCTCGGTGGCCTGGACGAGACGGACACCGACCGGCTGGACGCGCACCTGCACGACTGCGCCGAGTGCCGGGCCGAGCTGGACCGGCTGGCGCCCGTACCGGAAATGCTTCAGCACCTGCCGGATTCCCGGCAGATGGGTGGTGATCTTCCGCCGCTGATGGTCGCCCCGACCGCGCGGCCGAGTCCGCAGAACATCGAGAACCTGCTCAGCCGGATGCGGGCGGAGAAAACCCGGGAGACCCGGGTCAGCCGGGTCCGGTGGCTGGTCGCCGCGTCGGTGGCGGTGATCGCGGCCGGCGCGATCGGGTACGGCGTACTGGTGAACAACGGCTCCCCGGGCGGCCAGCAACAGCCGCCACCGCCGGCCGCGATCAGCGCCAACTTCCTGCCCACCGCCGGCAGCGGGCTCGGCGGTCAGGCGACGCTCACCCCGAAGGCGTGGGGCGTGGAGATCGCCCTGAACATGAGCCGGATGGAGGGCAAGGCACCCTTCTTCTGCATGGTCAAACGGGCCGACGGCACGATGGAGCAGGCCGCCGCCTGGGGCGAGACGCCCGAGCACACGGCGAAGGTGAGCGGCGCCAGCTCGATCAAGGCGACCGACGTGACGGCCATCGTGATCACCGACAGCGGTGGAAAAGTGCTGGGCACCGCGAAGGTGGCCTGA
- a CDS encoding DHA2 family efflux MFS transporter permease subunit has product MEPVRYGTAAGRWVLLATVLGSSLAFIDATVVNLALPELGRDLGASAAGLQWTINGYGLALASLILVGGSLGDRLGRKRVFLAGISWFAVASLLCGLAPTIELLVAARILQGVGGALLTPGALAILEASFASGDRARAIGAWSGLGGIGGALGPFLGGWLLQIGSWRYLFLINVPVAALVLWVAARHVPESRDPSAARRFDVAGLVTGILGLGGLTYGFTAWPAHGAGHPAVLVPLIAGVLGMAAFVRAELRSAHPMVPPEIFQHRAFTGANLVTFLVYAANGGVFFLVVVNLQVVAGYPALAAGLAMLPVTVIMLLFSARGGALGQRIGPRLPMTAGPLVCAAALLLLSRVGPGAGYPAEVLPGVLLFGAGLTLLVAPLTATALGALDDAHAGIASGVNNAVARAAGLLAVAVLPLAAGLGSGSLTDPGQLQPVYRNAMLICAGLLIGGALAAYLTIPGRPAEPAPNHRFCDPAGPPVRSGRRSTAPARRR; this is encoded by the coding sequence ATGGAACCGGTCCGATACGGCACAGCCGCCGGTCGCTGGGTGCTGCTGGCCACCGTGCTCGGCTCCAGCCTGGCGTTCATCGACGCCACGGTGGTCAACCTGGCCCTGCCGGAGCTCGGCCGCGACCTCGGCGCGTCGGCCGCCGGTCTGCAGTGGACGATCAACGGTTACGGCCTCGCCCTCGCCTCGCTGATCCTGGTCGGCGGCTCGCTCGGCGACCGCCTGGGCCGCAAGCGGGTGTTCCTCGCGGGCATCTCCTGGTTCGCGGTGGCGTCGCTGCTCTGCGGCCTGGCCCCGACCATCGAACTGCTGGTCGCCGCCCGGATCCTGCAGGGTGTCGGCGGCGCCCTGCTCACCCCCGGCGCGCTCGCCATCCTGGAGGCGTCGTTCGCGTCCGGTGACCGGGCCCGGGCGATCGGCGCCTGGTCCGGCCTCGGCGGCATCGGCGGCGCGCTCGGCCCCTTCCTCGGTGGCTGGCTGCTCCAGATCGGCAGCTGGCGGTACCTCTTCCTGATCAACGTGCCGGTGGCGGCGCTGGTCCTCTGGGTCGCCGCCCGGCACGTGCCGGAGTCCCGGGACCCGTCGGCGGCCCGCCGGTTCGACGTGGCCGGCCTGGTCACCGGCATCCTCGGGCTGGGCGGCCTGACCTACGGCTTCACCGCCTGGCCGGCGCACGGCGCGGGCCATCCGGCGGTGCTGGTCCCGCTGATCGCCGGGGTGCTCGGGATGGCCGCCTTCGTCCGGGCGGAGCTGCGCTCGGCCCATCCGATGGTCCCGCCGGAGATCTTCCAGCACCGGGCCTTCACCGGCGCCAACCTGGTCACCTTCCTGGTGTACGCGGCCAACGGCGGTGTGTTCTTCCTGGTCGTGGTCAACCTCCAGGTGGTCGCCGGCTACCCGGCGCTGGCCGCCGGCCTGGCCATGCTGCCGGTCACCGTGATCATGCTGCTGTTCTCCGCCCGGGGCGGTGCGCTCGGCCAGCGGATCGGCCCGCGCCTCCCGATGACCGCCGGCCCGCTGGTCTGCGCCGCCGCCCTGCTGCTGCTGTCGCGGGTCGGCCCCGGCGCCGGCTACCCGGCCGAGGTGCTGCCCGGCGTGCTGCTCTTCGGTGCGGGACTGACGCTGCTGGTCGCCCCGCTCACCGCCACCGCGCTGGGCGCCCTGGACGACGCGCACGCCGGCATCGCCTCCGGCGTGAACAACGCCGTGGCCCGGGCGGCCGGCCTGCTCGCGGTAGCGGTGCTGCCGCTCGCGGCGGGACTGGGCTCGGGGTCACTGACCGATCCCGGCCAGCTCCAGCCGGTCTATCGGAACGCCATGCTGATCTGCGCCGGGCTGCTGATCGGCGGGGCGCTGGCCGCGTACCTGACGATCCCCGGCCGCCCGGCCGAGCCGGCGCCGAACCACCGCTTCTGCGACCCGGCCGGGCCGCCGGTCAGAAGTGGGCGACGATCGACCGCGCCGGCCCGTCGACGGTGA
- a CDS encoding response regulator transcription factor, whose protein sequence is MLTVLIADDEADHRDLLTLALRRTGYRVVTAGDAPGALDALASGGIDAALIDVRMPGLSGIELCARIRSDPALETLPIMMVSADVHRNQITAALHAGADDYLAKPFSRAELVGRLGDLLRRPGCGSARSATASRVALAAARHAVPPPAVRHAEVAVRRIA, encoded by the coding sequence GTGTTAACCGTTCTAATCGCCGATGACGAGGCCGACCATCGCGACCTCCTCACGCTCGCCCTGCGCCGGACCGGCTACCGGGTGGTGACTGCCGGCGACGCGCCCGGAGCCCTGGACGCGCTCGCCAGCGGCGGCATCGACGCCGCCCTGATCGACGTCCGGATGCCGGGTCTGTCCGGCATCGAGCTGTGCGCCCGGATCCGCAGCGACCCCGCCCTGGAGACGCTGCCGATCATGATGGTCAGCGCGGACGTGCACCGTAACCAGATCACCGCCGCCCTGCACGCCGGCGCCGACGACTACCTGGCCAAGCCGTTCTCCCGGGCCGAGCTGGTGGGCCGGCTCGGCGACCTGCTCCGCCGTCCGGGCTGCGGGTCGGCCCGCTCGGCGACCGCGTCCCGTGTCGCGCTGGCCGCCGCCCGGCACGCGGTGCCGCCACCGGCCGTCCGGCACGCCGAGGTGGCCGTACGCCGGATCGCCTGA
- a CDS encoding NADPH:quinone reductase: MRAAVFAQPGPAATVLELVERALPLAGAGEVRVRIVLSAVNPTDTGSRAGRGVPDGVAPPRVPHQDGAGVVDALGEGVTGLEPGDRVWVWDAGHARAGGTAQKYLVLPRHQVVRMNDDVPFEVGAALGIPALTAHRCLTLAAGGPQRLGPGALAGRTVLVAGGAGAVGNAAIQLARWAGATVLTTESSKERAVLATAAGADAVIDHREADVAARVRELSPAGPHLIVEADTGNLDADLDVIAPGGHIAVHVAGQIAVSGTRAALKNVSLDFVLTYPTTPEQKAHAVAAVAEAANAGAFRVGAEHGLPIIRFPFDRVAEAHEAVAQHAVGKVVIEVTAPC, translated from the coding sequence ATGCGTGCCGCCGTCTTCGCCCAGCCCGGTCCCGCCGCCACCGTCCTGGAGCTCGTCGAGCGCGCGTTGCCGCTGGCCGGCGCGGGCGAGGTGCGGGTCCGGATCGTGCTGTCGGCGGTGAACCCGACGGACACCGGCAGCCGGGCCGGACGCGGGGTGCCGGACGGGGTGGCCCCGCCGCGGGTGCCGCACCAGGACGGCGCCGGCGTGGTCGACGCGCTCGGCGAGGGGGTCACCGGCCTGGAGCCGGGCGACCGGGTCTGGGTCTGGGACGCCGGTCATGCCCGGGCGGGCGGCACCGCCCAGAAATACCTGGTGCTGCCCCGCCACCAGGTGGTCCGGATGAACGACGACGTCCCGTTCGAGGTGGGCGCGGCCCTGGGCATCCCGGCGCTGACCGCGCACCGCTGCCTCACCCTGGCCGCCGGTGGCCCGCAGCGGCTCGGGCCGGGCGCCCTGGCCGGGCGGACGGTGCTGGTCGCCGGTGGGGCCGGCGCGGTCGGCAACGCCGCGATCCAGCTCGCCAGGTGGGCCGGCGCGACGGTGCTGACCACGGAGAGCAGCAAGGAGAGAGCCGTGCTGGCGACCGCCGCCGGCGCCGACGCGGTGATCGACCATCGCGAGGCGGACGTGGCCGCCCGGGTCCGCGAGCTGAGCCCGGCCGGCCCGCACCTCATCGTGGAGGCCGACACCGGCAACCTCGACGCCGACCTGGACGTGATCGCCCCGGGCGGCCACATCGCCGTCCACGTGGCCGGTCAGATCGCCGTGTCCGGCACCAGGGCGGCGCTGAAGAACGTCAGCCTGGACTTCGTGCTGACCTACCCGACCACACCGGAGCAGAAGGCGCACGCGGTGGCGGCCGTCGCCGAGGCGGCGAACGCGGGCGCGTTCCGGGTCGGTGCGGAGCACGGGCTGCCGATCATCCGGTTCCCGTTCGACAGGGTGGCCGAGGCCCACGAGGCGGTGGCGCAGCACGCCGTGGGCAAGGTCGTCATCGAGGTGACAGCACCCTGCTGA
- a CDS encoding PseG/SpsG family protein, with the protein MTAVGIRCDAGPRTGVGHLVRCVALAEELTARGVDVHFLADLGGVAWAEAQLDQRGLPWHPAPYDEVGLVAATRRLGLDALVVDSYTLPPQHSAAVRAAGVPVLAIVDGATRGQSADIYVDQNLDTALAAGGELLTGLDYALLRSAVRQLRPVAAPVHGDVRTPKVVAFFGGTDAYRAAPRVARLLADTGVPFDATVVAADDGLRAELLTVAPGPGQRFEIIAPTDHLPKLLAGADLVVSASGTSTWELLCLGRAAALVWVVDNQILGYDRTVARGYAAGLGRLGAFDVTAVEVLRTLLTDPAARTALAAAGWAAVDGRGVERVADALLSRVLSPR; encoded by the coding sequence ATGACGGCCGTCGGCATCCGGTGCGACGCCGGACCGAGGACCGGGGTCGGGCACCTCGTGCGGTGCGTGGCGCTGGCCGAGGAGCTGACCGCGCGCGGCGTGGACGTGCACTTCCTCGCCGATCTGGGCGGGGTCGCCTGGGCCGAGGCCCAGCTCGACCAGCGCGGGCTGCCCTGGCACCCGGCGCCCTACGACGAGGTCGGGCTGGTCGCCGCCACCCGGCGGCTCGGGCTGGACGCGCTGGTGGTGGACTCGTACACGCTGCCGCCGCAGCACAGCGCGGCGGTGCGGGCGGCCGGCGTCCCGGTGCTGGCCATCGTGGACGGCGCGACCCGCGGGCAGAGCGCCGACATCTACGTCGACCAGAACCTGGACACCGCGCTGGCGGCCGGCGGGGAGCTGCTCACCGGGCTGGATTACGCGTTGCTGCGCTCGGCGGTGCGCCAGCTGCGACCGGTCGCCGCCCCGGTGCACGGCGACGTGCGTACCCCAAAGGTCGTCGCTTTCTTCGGTGGCACCGACGCCTACCGTGCCGCGCCGCGGGTCGCGCGGCTCCTCGCGGACACCGGCGTGCCCTTCGACGCGACAGTGGTGGCCGCCGACGACGGTCTGCGGGCCGAGCTGCTCACCGTCGCACCCGGCCCCGGCCAGCGGTTCGAGATCATCGCGCCCACCGATCACCTGCCCAAGCTGCTGGCCGGCGCCGACCTGGTGGTCAGTGCCAGCGGCACGTCGACCTGGGAGTTGCTCTGCCTGGGCCGGGCGGCCGCGCTGGTCTGGGTGGTCGACAACCAGATCCTGGGGTACGACCGGACCGTCGCCCGTGGTTACGCCGCCGGCCTGGGACGGCTGGGCGCCTTCGACGTCACCGCCGTCGAGGTGCTGCGCACCCTGCTCACCGACCCGGCCGCACGCACCGCGCTGGCCGCCGCCGGCTGGGCCGCCGTGGACGGCCGTGGCGTCGAACGGGTCGCCGACGCGCTGCTCAGCAGGGTGCTGTCACCTCGATGA
- a CDS encoding glycosyltransferase family protein, with protein MGSTRLPGKVLRPLAGRTVLHRVVRAARESGVLDDLVVATTTEAADDAVEAECARIGVTCYRGPVDDVLTRFLGVLAGRADVDTVLRFTADCPLLDPSLVRRVRDVFAASGVDYLTTSITRTLPRGLDVEVVRAAVLRDIDGRATGHHRTHVTSYIYSHPGEFDVIGVTVLPDRSHLRLTLDTEDDWKLIEAIADRFGDRPVGVAAVADWLAEHPELVELNAHIHQKELSEA; from the coding sequence ATGGGCTCCACCCGGCTCCCCGGCAAGGTTCTGCGCCCGCTGGCCGGCCGGACCGTGCTGCACCGGGTGGTCCGCGCCGCCCGGGAGAGCGGCGTTCTCGACGACCTGGTCGTCGCGACCACCACCGAGGCCGCCGACGACGCGGTCGAGGCGGAGTGCGCGCGGATCGGGGTGACCTGCTACCGCGGCCCGGTCGACGACGTGCTGACCCGGTTCCTGGGCGTGCTCGCCGGGCGCGCGGACGTGGACACCGTGCTGCGGTTCACCGCCGACTGCCCACTGCTGGACCCCTCGCTGGTCAGGCGGGTACGCGACGTCTTCGCGGCGTCCGGAGTGGACTACCTGACCACGTCGATCACCCGGACCCTGCCGCGCGGGCTGGACGTCGAGGTGGTCAGGGCGGCGGTGCTGCGGGACATCGACGGCCGGGCCACCGGGCATCACCGGACGCACGTGACGTCGTACATCTACTCGCACCCGGGCGAGTTCGACGTGATCGGCGTGACAGTGCTGCCGGACCGGTCGCATCTGCGGCTGACCCTGGACACCGAGGACGACTGGAAGCTGATCGAGGCGATCGCCGACCGGTTCGGCGACCGGCCGGTCGGCGTGGCGGCCGTCGCCGACTGGCTCGCCGAGCATCCTGAACTGGTCGAGCTCAACGCGCACATCCACCAGAAGGAGCTGTCCGAGGCATGA